Sequence from the Gemmatimonas sp. genome:
CGCTCATCACCGAGTATGCGTGGGGGTATCACTTCGACCCCGGCACGAACATCGTCGACGTGGTCATCAATCATTTGCGCAAGAAGATCGACGCCAAGTTCGAGAAGAAGCTGATCACCACGGTGCGTGGCGTCGGCTATATGATTCGCGGGTAGCGGAGCGCGCGCGTGGGATCGATTCGGGTACGCCTCACGGCCGCGTATACCGCCGCGTTCATCGGTACGCTCGTGATCTTCTCGATCGCGTTGCTGGCGGTTCGGCGCGAGATTCTCTTCCGCGAGCTCGAAACGCGCGTGCAGTCCGAAGCGGATCAGGTCGTGCGCGCGATCAACCTGGCGCGTAACACGGGCACTGATCCCATCGTCGCTCAGCGGGATCCGCTGGCCGGTCCGAGCGTCTCGTTTCGCATGCAGTCGTTCCTGTCGCTGCTCGAGGGGTACGTGCTGGTGCAGGACAGCAGCCAGTACGATATCTATGCCTCGCCGGCCGTGCAGATGCTGTCGTTGTCCGATCGTGAAGTCTTCAGTACGGCCGCGCGCGTCTCGACACCTACACCCGCCGTGCGGCGCGTGGTGATGCGCTCCGACGCCGTGCTGCTCGCCACGCGCGTGGTGCCGTTGAGTGAGAACGCGCGGTACCGCGTGTATGCGGCCCTGAGCACGGCGGACATCAGTTACACGCCCCGGGAGCTCGTCGGCACGATGCTGGTCATCGCACCGTTTCTGCTCGTAATGTCGATGACGTTTGCGTACATCATCGCGGGACGCGCGTTCCGGCCCCTCGACCGTATCATCGATCAAGTCGAGGCCATCACCGACGGCCGCTCACTGCACCGGCGGCTGGCCATCGGCGCTGCCGGCGATGAACTGGCCCGCCTGTCGTCCACGCTCAACGCAATGATCGAGCGTCTCGAAACGTCCTTCGGTGCGTTGCGCCGGTTCACCGCCGACGCGAGCCACGAGCTCAAGACGCCGCTCGCTGTCATGCGGGCCGACATTGAACGCTCGTTGTCGCCCACCTCGACACCAACCGAACAGGCGATCGCGATCGAGGAGGCGCTGCAGCAGGTCACGCGCATGGCTGATCTCGTGGACTCGCTGCTCACGCTGGCGCGCGCCGATGAAGGGCGCTTCGATCTGTATCGCGAACCGGTGGAGCTCGGGCCGCTGATGCGCGAAGTGGTGGAAACGGCGCGCCTGCTCGGTGAGGACGCGGGGTTGACCATCGACGCGCCGCTGATGGAGAACGCCGAGGTGTTGGCCGATCTCACACGGTTGCGACAGCTGTACTTGAATCTCGTGACGAATGCGATCAAGTACACGCCGCGCGGTGGGCGCGTGGAGATGACCCTCACGCGCGGTGACGTGGACGTCACGTTCGCGGTGAAGGACACCGGCATCGGCATCGCCGCGGCCGACCTGCCCTATATCTTCGAACGCTTCTGGCGCGCCGATCGCGTCCGGTCGCGCGCCTCGGAGCGTGGCG
This genomic interval carries:
- a CDS encoding ATP-binding protein, with the protein product MGSIRVRLTAAYTAAFIGTLVIFSIALLAVRREILFRELETRVQSEADQVVRAINLARNTGTDPIVAQRDPLAGPSVSFRMQSFLSLLEGYVLVQDSSQYDIYASPAVQMLSLSDREVFSTAARVSTPTPAVRRVVMRSDAVLLATRVVPLSENARYRVYAALSTADISYTPRELVGTMLVIAPFLLVMSMTFAYIIAGRAFRPLDRIIDQVEAITDGRSLHRRLAIGAAGDELARLSSTLNAMIERLETSFGALRRFTADASHELKTPLAVMRADIERSLSPTSTPTEQAIAIEEALQQVTRMADLVDSLLTLARADEGRFDLYREPVELGPLMREVVETARLLGEDAGLTIDAPLMENAEVLADLTRLRQLYLNLVTNAIKYTPRGGRVEMTLTRGDVDVTFAVKDTGIGIAAADLPYIFERFWRADRVRSRASERGGFGLGLAICQWIAQAHGGSLTVQSRLGRGSTFTVVLPLAGSPGSGMTGEYESFVNSHSQEDALRGMLTAD